A stretch of the Capra hircus breed San Clemente chromosome 10, ASM170441v1, whole genome shotgun sequence genome encodes the following:
- the LOC102189960 gene encoding olfactory receptor 4F3/4F16/4F29-like has product MGGGNHSVVSEIVLVGLTSSLEMQLVLFLIFSVFYVTSILGNLLIVLTVTSDSHLRSPMYFLLANLSFIDMWVSSITAPKMISDLFKERKVISFQGCIAQMFFVHVIGGTEMVLLIAMAFDRYVAICRPLHYLLIMNFRTCISLLVAAWTIGIIHSLIQILFVVNLPFCGPNKVDSFYCDLPRFIRLACTDTYRLELVVTANSGFISLGTFFILITSYIFILVTVWQHSSGDLSKALSTLSAHIAVVVLFFGPCIFVYSWPFPTVPVDKFLTIFDVVITPFLNPAIYSLRNKEMKVAMRRIFSQMLSFRKLF; this is encoded by the coding sequence ATGGGGGGAGGAAATCATTCGGTGGTGTCTGAGATTGTGTTGGTGGGACTCACCAGTTCTTTGGAGATGCAACTTGTCCTCTTTctaattttctctgtgttttatgTAACAAGTATTTTAGGAAACCTCCTCATTGTTCTCACAGTGACCTCTGACTCCCATTTACGCTCCCCTATGTACTTCCTGCTAGCCAACCTCTCCTTTATTGACATGTGGGTTTCCTCCATTACAGCTCCCAAGATGATATCTGATCTTTTCAAAGAGAGAAAAGTAATCTCTTTCCAAGGATGTATCGCTCAGATGTTCTTCGTTCATGTTATTGGAGGAACCGAGATGGTTCTGCTCATTGCCATGGCCTTTGACCGTTATGTCGCTATATGTAGGCCTCTCCATTACCTGCTCATCATGAACTTCAGAACTTGTATTTCACTCTTGGTTGCTGCCTGGACCATTGGAATCATCCACTCACTCATCCAGATTCTATTTGTCGTAAATCTACCATTCTGTGGCCCCAATAAAGTAGACAGTTTTTACTGTGATCTTCCTCGATTTATTAGGCTTGCCTGCACAGATACTTACAGACTGGAGCTTGTGGTTACTGCCAATAGTGGTTTCATCTCCCTGGGAACATTTTTCATTCTGATTACCTCCTATATCTTCATCTTGGTCACTGTTTGGCAACATTCCTCAGGTGACTTGTCCAAGGCCCTCTCTACACTATCAGCTCACATCGCAGTGGTGGTCTTATTTTTCGGCCCATGTATTTTTGTGTATTCGTGGCCATTTCCCACAGTACCAGTGGATAAATTCCTTACTATTTTTGATGTAGTTATTACTCCATTTCTGAATCCTGCCATCTACAGTTTGAGGAACAAAGAGATGAAGGTGGCAATGAGGAGGATATTCAGTCAGATGTTGAGTTTCAGGAAGCTGTTTTAA